Proteins found in one Pyrus communis chromosome 15, drPyrComm1.1, whole genome shotgun sequence genomic segment:
- the LOC137717796 gene encoding uncharacterized protein: protein MDNLCSNGFVLDSFLCTVVQAVVAEATIAAAAKSLALSCLMMGSMPNTIDVFPKKPEAVTEFPITELYVMGKPGPENTDASETEDEDGDDDDDAGDDQDEDGGDEDDASGEEKEGKENPEDEPEANGDGVSEEDDDDDKEDEEDDDDDDDNDDGGDGEEETEDEEEEDEEDEEEDFPQPPAKRRK from the exons ATGGACAACCTCTGCTCAAACGGCTTCGTTTTGGACAGTTTTCTCTGCACTGTGGTGCAGGCTGTGGTGGCTGAGGCAACCATTGCTGCCGCTGCCAAGTCTCTTGCTTTGTCCTGCTTGATG ATGGGATCTATGCCGAACACAATCGATGTTTTTCCCAAAAAACCTGAGGCTGTCACAGA GTTTCCTATTACTGAGCTTTATGTAATGGGAAAACCTGGTCCTGAGAACACAGATGCAAGTGAAACTGAGGACGaggatggtgatgatgatgatgatgctggTGATGACCAGGATGAAGATGGTGGCGATGAGGATGATGCCTCTGGGGAAGAGAAGGAGGGTAAAGAAAATCCAGAAGACGAGCCTGAGGCCAATGGTGATGGTGTAAGCGaagaggatgatgatgatgataaagaaGATGAGGAGGACGATGATGACGACGACGACAACGATGATGGTGGTGATGGGGAGGAAGAAActgaagacgaagaagaagaggacgaGGAAGACGAGGAGGAAGACTTTCCTCAGCCACCTGCTAAGAGGAGGAAATga
- the LOC137717334 gene encoding topless-related protein 1-like isoform X1 — protein sequence MTFSLSKDLIFLIMQLLDEENFQEARHKLEQESGLYFNMKYFEELVLDGKWDEVERYLLGFTKIDDNRYSMKVFFEIRKQKYLEALDKQDRATAVDILVKDLKMFAGFNEELFKEITQLLTLNNFRENAQLASYRDAKTARTIMVMELKKLIEANPLFRDKTQFPHLRHSRLRILINQSFNWQHSLCPNPRQNPDISTLFVDHSCKNSNDSLAQLTANSQLMGSVPKVVGILPVDANGPFQQQPALVHPPLSTWISIPPNYPAASGGGNGFGGLTNPASSVRGPGDSDDLFKTRLTEVSETGMLQGINLGQSSTAFSAADFPKTVARTLNLGSVPTSMDFHPVQHTLFLVGTNVGDISLWDVSSREKLLSRSFQVWDIGASSMMLKVCSLINRVIIQTTFAFCHRNHLNLFVSNETQATLIKDPCVSVKRIIWSPEGAVFGVAYSKHIIQLYDYFGRNEIHQHLEIDAHAGSVNDLAFSNPAKQLCVITCGDDKAIKVWNAITGSKLYTFEGHDAPVHSVCPHNKKNVHFIFSTSVNGKIKAWLYDNLGCRVDYDAPGHSCTTMAYSADGKRLFSCGTSKDGESNVVEWNENDGVIKRNYIGFQKQSSGVVQFDTSKNKYLAVGDDYAIKVWDMDKANILTTIDAEGGLPASPCIRFNKEGSLLAVSANDCRVKILATMDGLRLMLTIESHSIIDSRNGPETEKKSGSTRNLEEVKPTRLPEEVNTTRIWNLTQISETSQLRTLRLTALMKTDKISRLTYTYSGNAILALGSSAIHQLWRWSQDDRSSRAKATTNVTPQLMQQTSGILMTNDLTGAKPDYTLPCFALSKNDSYVLSTSGGKISLFNMMTFKTMTTFMSPPPVATSLAFHPEDNNVIAVGMDDSTIQIYNIRINEVKIKLKGHSKRVTGLAFSYLLHTLVSLGADAQLIVWNSEKWERENSCFLRIPAGRMPTAMVETQLQYHKDLMHILVIHESQLAIYETSKLECEKQWIVEESAAPISHATFSCDSQLVYASFMDGTVRIFTSNLQLQCQINPNAYFPADVSCSASHPLVVAAHPQEPNQFAIGLTDGAVIIFEPLKSEDKWGVPPPVDNGLHTTNEGSLGIGSKRWVHEANVSF from the exons ATGACGTTTTCTCTCAGTAAGGACCTTATCTTCTTGATCATGCAGTTACTTGATGAGGAAAATTTCCAAGAAGCTCGTCATAA gCTTGAGCAAGAATCTGGACTGTACTTCAATATGAAGTATTTTGAGGAATTGGTGCTCGATGGGAAGTGGGATGAGGTAGAGCGTTATCTCTTGGGGTTCACGAAAATAGATGACAACCGATACTCAATGAAGGTCTTCTTTGAAATTCGTAAGCAGAAGTACCTTGAGGCATTGGATAA GCAAGATAGAGCCACAGCAGTGGATATCCTAGTTAAGGATCTGAAGATGTTTGCGGGTTTTAATGAAGAATTGTTCAAGGAAATCACTCAACTCCTCACATTAAATAATTTTAG GGAAAACGCTCAACTCGCTAGTTACAGAGATGCGAAAACTGCGAGAACAATTATGGTCATGGAACTTAAGAAGCTCATTGAGGCCAATCCTCTTTTCCGTGATAAAACACAGTTTCCTCACTTAAGACATTCAAGGTTGCGGATTCTCATTAACCAAAG CTTCAATTGGCAGCATTCCCTTTGTCCAAATCCTAGACAGAATCCTGATATAAGCACCCTATTTGTGGATCACTCTTGTAAGAATTCCAATGATTCACTCGCTCAATTAACCGCAAACAGTCAGCTGATGGGTTCTGTACCGAAAGTTGTTGGTATTCTTCCTGTGGATGCAAATGGG CCCTTCCAACAACAACCAGCACTGGTTCACCCACCTTTATCCACATGGATATCTATTCCCCCAAACTATCCAGCTGCTTCGGGAGGAGGTAATGGTTTTGGTGGTCTAACAAATCCag CTTCATCGGTGAGGGGTCCTGGGGATTCTGATGATTTGTTCAAAACGCGATTAACCGAGGTTTCGGAAACG GGTATGTTGCAAGGGATCAATCTAGGACAAAGTAGCACCGCATTCAGCGCAGCAGATTTCCCAAAGACTGTTGCTCGGACCTTGAATCTGGGGTCAGTTCCCACAAGCATGGACTTCCATCCTGTTCAGCATACACTATTTCTAG TCGGAACTAACGTGGGGGATATAAGTTTGTGGGATGTTAGTTCTAGGGAGAAATTGCTGTCAAGAAGTTTTCAGGTATGGGATATCGGAGCGAGTTCAATGATGCTAAAGGTATGTTCCCTTATCAACCGAGTCATAATACAGACAACATTTGCATTTTGTCACCGGAATCATCTTAACCTATTTGTTTCTAATGAAACTCAGGCAACTCTGATCAAGGATCCATGTGTCTCAGTTAAGCGTATAATATGGAGTCCTGAGGGTGCTGTGTTTG GAGTTGCATATTCTAAACACATTATCCAATTATACGATTATTTTGGCAGGAATGAGATTCACCAGCATTTGGAG ATTGATGCTCATGCTGGCAGTGTTAATGATTTGGCGTTCAGCAACCCAGCTAAGCAACTTTGTGTCATAACTTGTGGTGATGATAAGGCCATTAAG GTGTGGAATGCAATTACTGGGTCAAAGTTGTACACTTTCGAAGGTCATGATGCTCCCGTGCATTCTGTGTGTCCTCATAACAAGAAAAATGTCCAT TTTATCTTTTCAACATCAgtaaatggaaaaataaaagcGTGGTTATACGACAATCTGGGATGCCGGGTGGATTATGATGCTCCTGGTCACTCATGCACAACAATGGCCTATAGTGCAGATGGTAAAAG GCTATTTTCGTGTGGGACAAGCAAAGATGGAGAGTCTAATGTTGTTGAATGGAATGAAAATGATGGTGTAATAAAGAGGAATTACATAGGATTTCAGAAACAATCTTCGGGTGTTGTTCAGTTTGATACAAGCAAGAATAAGTATTTGGCTGTTGGAGATGACTATGCAATCAAAGTTTGGGATATGGATAAGGCCAATATTTTGACTACTATTGATGCTGAAGGCGGTCTACCA GCTAGTCCTTGCATTCGCTTCAACAAGGAGGGCTCTTTATTGGCTGTTTCTGCAAACGACTGCAGAGTCAAAATTTTAGCTACGATGGATGGTCTTCGGCTGATGCTCACTATTGAAAGTCACTCGATTATTGATTCAAGAAATGGACCTGAGACTGAAAAAAAG AGTGGTAGCACCAGAAACCTCGAGGAGGTGAAACCAACCAGATTACCCGAAGAAGTGAACACAACAAGGATCTGGAATCTCACTCAGATCAGTGAAACTTCTCAGCTTCGGACATTGAGGCTCACGGCTTTAATGAAAACAGACAAG ATCTCAAGGTTAACATACACATATTCAGGCAATGCCATTCTCGCATTGGGATCCAGTGCCATCCATCAACTGTGGAGGTGGTCGCAGGATGACCGTAGTTCGAGGGCAAAG GCAACAACCAACGTTACCCCGCAGTTAATGCAACAAACTTCAGGCATTCTTATGACGAATGATCTTACTGGTGCTAAACCTGATTATACACTACCCTGCTTTGCTTTGTCTAAGAATGATTCATATGTCTTGTCAACCTCCGGAGGGAAGATATCTTTGTTCAACATGATGACATTCAAG ACGATGACAACTTTCATGTCTCCACCCCCTGTAGCAACAAGTCTTGCTTTCCACCCTGAAGACAATAATGTTATTGCTGTTGGCATGGATGATTCCACCATTCAAATCTACAATATCCGCATAAATGAG GTTAAGATCAAGCTTAAGGGTCACTCAAAAAGAGTCACGGGTCTTGCCTTCTCCTATCTTCTTCACACACTTGTTTCTCTTGGAGCAGATGCTCAG CTTATTGTGTGGAACTCTGAAAAGTGGGAAAGGGAGAATAGCTGTTTCTTGCGAATTCCTGCTGGGAGGATGCCTACAGCAATGGTTGAAACTCAGCTTCAGTATCACAAGGATCTGATGCACATCCTTGTAATACACGAGAGTCAACTTGCCATATATGAAACATCGAAACTTGAATGTGAAAAGCAG TGGATTGTAGAAGAATCTGCAGCACCAATCTCGCATGCGACATTTTCTTGTGACAGCCAGTTAGTGTATGCGAGCTTTATGGATGGAACCGTGCGCATATTTACATCAAATCTTCAACTGCAATGCCAGATTAACCCCAATGCTTATTTTCCAGCTGATGTCAG CTGTTCTGCCTCACACCCGCTGGTTGTAGCTGCACATCCCCAAGAGCCAAACCAGTTTGCCATAGGACTAACAGATGGAGCAGTTATTATCTTTGAACCGCTCAAATCAGAAGACAAATGGGGTGTGCCACCACCTGTTGACAATGGCCTCCATACTACAAATGAAGGAAGCTTGGGTATTGGAAGCAAACGTTGGGTACATGAAGCAAACGTCTCCTTCTAA
- the LOC137717334 gene encoding topless-related protein 1-like isoform X2 has translation MTFSLSKDLIFLIMQLLDEENFQEARHKLEQESGLYFNMKYFEELVLDGKWDEVERYLLGFTKIDDNRYSMKVFFEIRKQKYLEALDKQDRATAVDILVKDLKMFAGFNEELFKEITQLLTLNNFRENAQLASYRDAKTARTIMVMELKKLIEANPLFRDKTQFPHLRHSRLRILINQSFNWQHSLCPNPRQNPDISTLFVDHSCKNSNDSLAQLTANSQLMGSVPKVVGILPVDANGPFQQQPALVHPPLSTWISIPPNYPAASGGGNGFGGLTNPASSVRGPGDSDDLFKTRLTEVSETGMLQGINLGQSSTAFSAADFPKTVARTLNLGSVPTSMDFHPVQHTLFLVGTNVGDISLWDVSSREKLLSRSFQVWDIGASSMMLKATLIKDPCVSVKRIIWSPEGAVFGVAYSKHIIQLYDYFGRNEIHQHLEIDAHAGSVNDLAFSNPAKQLCVITCGDDKAIKVWNAITGSKLYTFEGHDAPVHSVCPHNKKNVHFIFSTSVNGKIKAWLYDNLGCRVDYDAPGHSCTTMAYSADGKRLFSCGTSKDGESNVVEWNENDGVIKRNYIGFQKQSSGVVQFDTSKNKYLAVGDDYAIKVWDMDKANILTTIDAEGGLPASPCIRFNKEGSLLAVSANDCRVKILATMDGLRLMLTIESHSIIDSRNGPETEKKSGSTRNLEEVKPTRLPEEVNTTRIWNLTQISETSQLRTLRLTALMKTDKISRLTYTYSGNAILALGSSAIHQLWRWSQDDRSSRAKATTNVTPQLMQQTSGILMTNDLTGAKPDYTLPCFALSKNDSYVLSTSGGKISLFNMMTFKTMTTFMSPPPVATSLAFHPEDNNVIAVGMDDSTIQIYNIRINEVKIKLKGHSKRVTGLAFSYLLHTLVSLGADAQLIVWNSEKWERENSCFLRIPAGRMPTAMVETQLQYHKDLMHILVIHESQLAIYETSKLECEKQWIVEESAAPISHATFSCDSQLVYASFMDGTVRIFTSNLQLQCQINPNAYFPADVSSCSASHPLVVAAHPQEPNQFAIGLTDGAVIIFEPLKSEDKWGVPPPVDNGLHTTNEGSLGIGSKRWVHEANVSF, from the exons ATGACGTTTTCTCTCAGTAAGGACCTTATCTTCTTGATCATGCAGTTACTTGATGAGGAAAATTTCCAAGAAGCTCGTCATAA gCTTGAGCAAGAATCTGGACTGTACTTCAATATGAAGTATTTTGAGGAATTGGTGCTCGATGGGAAGTGGGATGAGGTAGAGCGTTATCTCTTGGGGTTCACGAAAATAGATGACAACCGATACTCAATGAAGGTCTTCTTTGAAATTCGTAAGCAGAAGTACCTTGAGGCATTGGATAA GCAAGATAGAGCCACAGCAGTGGATATCCTAGTTAAGGATCTGAAGATGTTTGCGGGTTTTAATGAAGAATTGTTCAAGGAAATCACTCAACTCCTCACATTAAATAATTTTAG GGAAAACGCTCAACTCGCTAGTTACAGAGATGCGAAAACTGCGAGAACAATTATGGTCATGGAACTTAAGAAGCTCATTGAGGCCAATCCTCTTTTCCGTGATAAAACACAGTTTCCTCACTTAAGACATTCAAGGTTGCGGATTCTCATTAACCAAAG CTTCAATTGGCAGCATTCCCTTTGTCCAAATCCTAGACAGAATCCTGATATAAGCACCCTATTTGTGGATCACTCTTGTAAGAATTCCAATGATTCACTCGCTCAATTAACCGCAAACAGTCAGCTGATGGGTTCTGTACCGAAAGTTGTTGGTATTCTTCCTGTGGATGCAAATGGG CCCTTCCAACAACAACCAGCACTGGTTCACCCACCTTTATCCACATGGATATCTATTCCCCCAAACTATCCAGCTGCTTCGGGAGGAGGTAATGGTTTTGGTGGTCTAACAAATCCag CTTCATCGGTGAGGGGTCCTGGGGATTCTGATGATTTGTTCAAAACGCGATTAACCGAGGTTTCGGAAACG GGTATGTTGCAAGGGATCAATCTAGGACAAAGTAGCACCGCATTCAGCGCAGCAGATTTCCCAAAGACTGTTGCTCGGACCTTGAATCTGGGGTCAGTTCCCACAAGCATGGACTTCCATCCTGTTCAGCATACACTATTTCTAG TCGGAACTAACGTGGGGGATATAAGTTTGTGGGATGTTAGTTCTAGGGAGAAATTGCTGTCAAGAAGTTTTCAGGTATGGGATATCGGAGCGAGTTCAATGATGCTAAAG GCAACTCTGATCAAGGATCCATGTGTCTCAGTTAAGCGTATAATATGGAGTCCTGAGGGTGCTGTGTTTG GAGTTGCATATTCTAAACACATTATCCAATTATACGATTATTTTGGCAGGAATGAGATTCACCAGCATTTGGAG ATTGATGCTCATGCTGGCAGTGTTAATGATTTGGCGTTCAGCAACCCAGCTAAGCAACTTTGTGTCATAACTTGTGGTGATGATAAGGCCATTAAG GTGTGGAATGCAATTACTGGGTCAAAGTTGTACACTTTCGAAGGTCATGATGCTCCCGTGCATTCTGTGTGTCCTCATAACAAGAAAAATGTCCAT TTTATCTTTTCAACATCAgtaaatggaaaaataaaagcGTGGTTATACGACAATCTGGGATGCCGGGTGGATTATGATGCTCCTGGTCACTCATGCACAACAATGGCCTATAGTGCAGATGGTAAAAG GCTATTTTCGTGTGGGACAAGCAAAGATGGAGAGTCTAATGTTGTTGAATGGAATGAAAATGATGGTGTAATAAAGAGGAATTACATAGGATTTCAGAAACAATCTTCGGGTGTTGTTCAGTTTGATACAAGCAAGAATAAGTATTTGGCTGTTGGAGATGACTATGCAATCAAAGTTTGGGATATGGATAAGGCCAATATTTTGACTACTATTGATGCTGAAGGCGGTCTACCA GCTAGTCCTTGCATTCGCTTCAACAAGGAGGGCTCTTTATTGGCTGTTTCTGCAAACGACTGCAGAGTCAAAATTTTAGCTACGATGGATGGTCTTCGGCTGATGCTCACTATTGAAAGTCACTCGATTATTGATTCAAGAAATGGACCTGAGACTGAAAAAAAG AGTGGTAGCACCAGAAACCTCGAGGAGGTGAAACCAACCAGATTACCCGAAGAAGTGAACACAACAAGGATCTGGAATCTCACTCAGATCAGTGAAACTTCTCAGCTTCGGACATTGAGGCTCACGGCTTTAATGAAAACAGACAAG ATCTCAAGGTTAACATACACATATTCAGGCAATGCCATTCTCGCATTGGGATCCAGTGCCATCCATCAACTGTGGAGGTGGTCGCAGGATGACCGTAGTTCGAGGGCAAAG GCAACAACCAACGTTACCCCGCAGTTAATGCAACAAACTTCAGGCATTCTTATGACGAATGATCTTACTGGTGCTAAACCTGATTATACACTACCCTGCTTTGCTTTGTCTAAGAATGATTCATATGTCTTGTCAACCTCCGGAGGGAAGATATCTTTGTTCAACATGATGACATTCAAG ACGATGACAACTTTCATGTCTCCACCCCCTGTAGCAACAAGTCTTGCTTTCCACCCTGAAGACAATAATGTTATTGCTGTTGGCATGGATGATTCCACCATTCAAATCTACAATATCCGCATAAATGAG GTTAAGATCAAGCTTAAGGGTCACTCAAAAAGAGTCACGGGTCTTGCCTTCTCCTATCTTCTTCACACACTTGTTTCTCTTGGAGCAGATGCTCAG CTTATTGTGTGGAACTCTGAAAAGTGGGAAAGGGAGAATAGCTGTTTCTTGCGAATTCCTGCTGGGAGGATGCCTACAGCAATGGTTGAAACTCAGCTTCAGTATCACAAGGATCTGATGCACATCCTTGTAATACACGAGAGTCAACTTGCCATATATGAAACATCGAAACTTGAATGTGAAAAGCAG TGGATTGTAGAAGAATCTGCAGCACCAATCTCGCATGCGACATTTTCTTGTGACAGCCAGTTAGTGTATGCGAGCTTTATGGATGGAACCGTGCGCATATTTACATCAAATCTTCAACTGCAATGCCAGATTAACCCCAATGCTTATTTTCCAGCTGATGTCAG CAGCTGTTCTGCCTCACACCCGCTGGTTGTAGCTGCACATCCCCAAGAGCCAAACCAGTTTGCCATAGGACTAACAGATGGAGCAGTTATTATCTTTGAACCGCTCAAATCAGAAGACAAATGGGGTGTGCCACCACCTGTTGACAATGGCCTCCATACTACAAATGAAGGAAGCTTGGGTATTGGAAGCAAACGTTGGGTACATGAAGCAAACGTCTCCTTCTAA
- the LOC137717334 gene encoding topless-related protein 1-like isoform X3, with translation MTFSLSKDLIFLIMQLLDEENFQEARHKLEQESGLYFNMKYFEELVLDGKWDEVERYLLGFTKIDDNRYSMKVFFEIRKQKYLEALDKQDRATAVDILVKDLKMFAGFNEELFKEITQLLTLNNFRENAQLASYRDAKTARTIMVMELKKLIEANPLFRDKTQFPHLRHSRLRILINQSFNWQHSLCPNPRQNPDISTLFVDHSCKNSNDSLAQLTANSQLMGSVPKVVGILPVDANGPFQQQPALVHPPLSTWISIPPNYPAASGGGNGFGGLTNPASSVRGPGDSDDLFKTRLTEVSETGMLQGINLGQSSTAFSAADFPKTVARTLNLGSVPTSMDFHPVQHTLFLVGTNVGDISLWDVSSREKLLSRSFQVWDIGASSMMLKATLIKDPCVSVKRIIWSPEGAVFGVAYSKHIIQLYDYFGRNEIHQHLEIDAHAGSVNDLAFSNPAKQLCVITCGDDKAIKVWNAITGSKLYTFEGHDAPVHSVCPHNKKNVHFIFSTSVNGKIKAWLYDNLGCRVDYDAPGHSCTTMAYSADGKRLFSCGTSKDGESNVVEWNENDGVIKRNYIGFQKQSSGVVQFDTSKNKYLAVGDDYAIKVWDMDKANILTTIDAEGGLPASPCIRFNKEGSLLAVSANDCRVKILATMDGLRLMLTIESHSIIDSRNGPETEKKSGSTRNLEEVKPTRLPEEVNTTRIWNLTQISETSQLRTLRLTALMKTDKISRLTYTYSGNAILALGSSAIHQLWRWSQDDRSSRAKATTNVTPQLMQQTSGILMTNDLTGAKPDYTLPCFALSKNDSYVLSTSGGKISLFNMMTFKTMTTFMSPPPVATSLAFHPEDNNVIAVGMDDSTIQIYNIRINEVKIKLKGHSKRVTGLAFSYLLHTLVSLGADAQLIVWNSEKWERENSCFLRIPAGRMPTAMVETQLQYHKDLMHILVIHESQLAIYETSKLECEKQWIVEESAAPISHATFSCDSQLVYASFMDGTVRIFTSNLQLQCQINPNAYFPADVSCSASHPLVVAAHPQEPNQFAIGLTDGAVIIFEPLKSEDKWGVPPPVDNGLHTTNEGSLGIGSKRWVHEANVSF, from the exons ATGACGTTTTCTCTCAGTAAGGACCTTATCTTCTTGATCATGCAGTTACTTGATGAGGAAAATTTCCAAGAAGCTCGTCATAA gCTTGAGCAAGAATCTGGACTGTACTTCAATATGAAGTATTTTGAGGAATTGGTGCTCGATGGGAAGTGGGATGAGGTAGAGCGTTATCTCTTGGGGTTCACGAAAATAGATGACAACCGATACTCAATGAAGGTCTTCTTTGAAATTCGTAAGCAGAAGTACCTTGAGGCATTGGATAA GCAAGATAGAGCCACAGCAGTGGATATCCTAGTTAAGGATCTGAAGATGTTTGCGGGTTTTAATGAAGAATTGTTCAAGGAAATCACTCAACTCCTCACATTAAATAATTTTAG GGAAAACGCTCAACTCGCTAGTTACAGAGATGCGAAAACTGCGAGAACAATTATGGTCATGGAACTTAAGAAGCTCATTGAGGCCAATCCTCTTTTCCGTGATAAAACACAGTTTCCTCACTTAAGACATTCAAGGTTGCGGATTCTCATTAACCAAAG CTTCAATTGGCAGCATTCCCTTTGTCCAAATCCTAGACAGAATCCTGATATAAGCACCCTATTTGTGGATCACTCTTGTAAGAATTCCAATGATTCACTCGCTCAATTAACCGCAAACAGTCAGCTGATGGGTTCTGTACCGAAAGTTGTTGGTATTCTTCCTGTGGATGCAAATGGG CCCTTCCAACAACAACCAGCACTGGTTCACCCACCTTTATCCACATGGATATCTATTCCCCCAAACTATCCAGCTGCTTCGGGAGGAGGTAATGGTTTTGGTGGTCTAACAAATCCag CTTCATCGGTGAGGGGTCCTGGGGATTCTGATGATTTGTTCAAAACGCGATTAACCGAGGTTTCGGAAACG GGTATGTTGCAAGGGATCAATCTAGGACAAAGTAGCACCGCATTCAGCGCAGCAGATTTCCCAAAGACTGTTGCTCGGACCTTGAATCTGGGGTCAGTTCCCACAAGCATGGACTTCCATCCTGTTCAGCATACACTATTTCTAG TCGGAACTAACGTGGGGGATATAAGTTTGTGGGATGTTAGTTCTAGGGAGAAATTGCTGTCAAGAAGTTTTCAGGTATGGGATATCGGAGCGAGTTCAATGATGCTAAAG GCAACTCTGATCAAGGATCCATGTGTCTCAGTTAAGCGTATAATATGGAGTCCTGAGGGTGCTGTGTTTG GAGTTGCATATTCTAAACACATTATCCAATTATACGATTATTTTGGCAGGAATGAGATTCACCAGCATTTGGAG ATTGATGCTCATGCTGGCAGTGTTAATGATTTGGCGTTCAGCAACCCAGCTAAGCAACTTTGTGTCATAACTTGTGGTGATGATAAGGCCATTAAG GTGTGGAATGCAATTACTGGGTCAAAGTTGTACACTTTCGAAGGTCATGATGCTCCCGTGCATTCTGTGTGTCCTCATAACAAGAAAAATGTCCAT TTTATCTTTTCAACATCAgtaaatggaaaaataaaagcGTGGTTATACGACAATCTGGGATGCCGGGTGGATTATGATGCTCCTGGTCACTCATGCACAACAATGGCCTATAGTGCAGATGGTAAAAG GCTATTTTCGTGTGGGACAAGCAAAGATGGAGAGTCTAATGTTGTTGAATGGAATGAAAATGATGGTGTAATAAAGAGGAATTACATAGGATTTCAGAAACAATCTTCGGGTGTTGTTCAGTTTGATACAAGCAAGAATAAGTATTTGGCTGTTGGAGATGACTATGCAATCAAAGTTTGGGATATGGATAAGGCCAATATTTTGACTACTATTGATGCTGAAGGCGGTCTACCA GCTAGTCCTTGCATTCGCTTCAACAAGGAGGGCTCTTTATTGGCTGTTTCTGCAAACGACTGCAGAGTCAAAATTTTAGCTACGATGGATGGTCTTCGGCTGATGCTCACTATTGAAAGTCACTCGATTATTGATTCAAGAAATGGACCTGAGACTGAAAAAAAG AGTGGTAGCACCAGAAACCTCGAGGAGGTGAAACCAACCAGATTACCCGAAGAAGTGAACACAACAAGGATCTGGAATCTCACTCAGATCAGTGAAACTTCTCAGCTTCGGACATTGAGGCTCACGGCTTTAATGAAAACAGACAAG ATCTCAAGGTTAACATACACATATTCAGGCAATGCCATTCTCGCATTGGGATCCAGTGCCATCCATCAACTGTGGAGGTGGTCGCAGGATGACCGTAGTTCGAGGGCAAAG GCAACAACCAACGTTACCCCGCAGTTAATGCAACAAACTTCAGGCATTCTTATGACGAATGATCTTACTGGTGCTAAACCTGATTATACACTACCCTGCTTTGCTTTGTCTAAGAATGATTCATATGTCTTGTCAACCTCCGGAGGGAAGATATCTTTGTTCAACATGATGACATTCAAG ACGATGACAACTTTCATGTCTCCACCCCCTGTAGCAACAAGTCTTGCTTTCCACCCTGAAGACAATAATGTTATTGCTGTTGGCATGGATGATTCCACCATTCAAATCTACAATATCCGCATAAATGAG GTTAAGATCAAGCTTAAGGGTCACTCAAAAAGAGTCACGGGTCTTGCCTTCTCCTATCTTCTTCACACACTTGTTTCTCTTGGAGCAGATGCTCAG CTTATTGTGTGGAACTCTGAAAAGTGGGAAAGGGAGAATAGCTGTTTCTTGCGAATTCCTGCTGGGAGGATGCCTACAGCAATGGTTGAAACTCAGCTTCAGTATCACAAGGATCTGATGCACATCCTTGTAATACACGAGAGTCAACTTGCCATATATGAAACATCGAAACTTGAATGTGAAAAGCAG TGGATTGTAGAAGAATCTGCAGCACCAATCTCGCATGCGACATTTTCTTGTGACAGCCAGTTAGTGTATGCGAGCTTTATGGATGGAACCGTGCGCATATTTACATCAAATCTTCAACTGCAATGCCAGATTAACCCCAATGCTTATTTTCCAGCTGATGTCAG CTGTTCTGCCTCACACCCGCTGGTTGTAGCTGCACATCCCCAAGAGCCAAACCAGTTTGCCATAGGACTAACAGATGGAGCAGTTATTATCTTTGAACCGCTCAAATCAGAAGACAAATGGGGTGTGCCACCACCTGTTGACAATGGCCTCCATACTACAAATGAAGGAAGCTTGGGTATTGGAAGCAAACGTTGGGTACATGAAGCAAACGTCTCCTTCTAA